CCGGTCTGAGTACCGGCACTCCGGCCCTCTCTTTCCTACAATAATAAATATATATAAGAAAAGGGGTGGAAAAAAACTTTTTATTGCCGATGGGGCAAAAACCGATTTGCAATTATTTTTGAAATAACTATTTTATAGGGCTCGGTAACAATCGTTGTCTTTTCTACCAACACAACCCTGTATTCATGGTTTTACCTACAGGAAAACATGCATCAACCGGAAAGGCATATTTATGGCACAACCAACGCTGATCATAATGGCGGCCGGAATCGGAAACCGGTATGGCGGTTTGAAACAGATCGACCCAATCGGCCCAGGCGGCGAAACCCTTCTGGACTATTCTTCCTTCGATGCGATCAGGGCCGGATTCGGAAAAATCGTTTTTATCATCCGTAAAGATTTTGAATCCCGGTTCAGAGATCGGATCGGGAAAAACGTGGAAAAAAATATCGACACTCAGTATGTGTTCCAGGAATTCGACCGGGGAATGCCTCAGGGATTTGTCTCTCCCCCAGAGCGGACCAAACCCTGGGGAACAGGCCACGCCCTGCTTGTTTGCAAGGACGCCGTTACGACTCCCTTTGCGGCGATCAATGCCGACGATTATTACGGACAGACATCCTATGTGAGCCTCAAGGAATATCTCGAACAGGCCCGGGATACCGAATCGGCCTATGATTATTGCGCAATCGGGTATGAACTTCAAAACACCCTCTCCGACTACGGACATGTTACCCGCGGCGTGTGTGAAATAACGCAGGATTACTATCTTACCCGGATCAGGGAACTCAAAAAGATCCAGCGTTTCGACAACGAAGTCAAATACGAAACCGAAAACGGAGAATGGCACGGCCTCGATCCAAAAAGTGTTACCTCGATGAACATGTGGGGCTTTACCCTCAGCTTTTTCGATGAACTCGAATCCCGGTTTGCGGCCTTTTTAGAAAAAAACGGCAAGGAGATGAAAGCCGAATTTCTGGTACCCGAAATCGTGGGGAATCTCATTAAAGAAAAAAAAGCCGCGGTTAAAATTATTCCTACAGAGGAAAAATGGTTCGGCCTGACCTACGGTGAAGACAAGCCTCGTGTACAAGAACATATGCGAAAGCTCCTGGATGAGGGTGTCTATCCCGAAAAGCTCTGGAAGTA
The sequence above is a segment of the Chitinivibrionales bacterium genome. Coding sequences within it:
- a CDS encoding nucleotidyltransferase, with product MAQPTLIIMAAGIGNRYGGLKQIDPIGPGGETLLDYSSFDAIRAGFGKIVFIIRKDFESRFRDRIGKNVEKNIDTQYVFQEFDRGMPQGFVSPPERTKPWGTGHALLVCKDAVTTPFAAINADDYYGQTSYVSLKEYLEQARDTESAYDYCAIGYELQNTLSDYGHVTRGVCEITQDYYLTRIRELKKIQRFDNEVKYETENGEWHGLDPKSVTSMNMWGFTLSFFDELESRFAAFLEKNGKEMKAEFLVPEIVGNLIKEKKAAVKIIPTEEKWFGLTYGEDKPRVQEHMRKLLDEGVYPEKLWK